One window from the genome of Salvelinus fontinalis isolate EN_2023a chromosome 3, ASM2944872v1, whole genome shotgun sequence encodes:
- the LOC129835091 gene encoding LOW QUALITY PROTEIN: zinc finger protein Aiolos-like (The sequence of the model RefSeq protein was modified relative to this genomic sequence to represent the inferred CDS: deleted 1 base in 1 codon), translating to MGRGPNLTRQGSTTQRITSTLAYPYREPIQWRRRESERRERQVNLKLNVSASVSGGRNINYRESLKMNTEEKQELKSSQYETMDVSTAVTDERPQTEEAERGEEAVERQGVEEEAPEKTSESGMECSEPTGNEGMTDGVPVKTEREEYDDNDDQYPKSEEEGERDNYLYEEEEEEEKEGDEEDEGEEEGEGEEEGETLNEPQDLSLADYVKYESTDPQDAHTDSSLYTAEPRSQAAGKLNCDICGLSCVSINVLLVHKRSHTGERPFHCSQCGASFTQKGNLLRHIKLHSGEKPFKCPMCSYACRRRDALSGHLRTHSIEKPYKCNHCGRSYKQRSSLEEHRERCHVYIQNKGNAERAGEDTHVSRTTHMGTERALLLDRLASNVAKRKSSMPQKFTGDNGVCLDLSFNRELIHRSDVMDPPLTSPGSENHHIHQPLYTGQDPDSASPHRAYPIPLSRADMSPLALTNGHKLEQQQSTGLAYLPRPNQGHPSMDSLQADRAQLSQPLIYNLGHLMGPSPHNSLSHPHTQAHALPMPPLEALRVVRSEGEVGVGIGTGAGAVYPCGHCRVWFLDYVMFTIHMGCHGFRDPLECNVCGHRSRDRYEFSSHIARGEHRLELK from the exons ATGGGCCGTGGGCCAAACCTCACTAGGCAGGGTAGTACCACTCAG CGTATAACGTCAACCTTGGCATATCCATACCGCGAGCCG ATCCAGTGGCGGAGAAGGGAATCTGAACGGCGGGAGAGACAGGTGAATTTAAAACTGAACGTGAGCGCTTCAGTATCAGGAGGAAGGAACATAAATTACAG AGAATCATTGAAGATGAACACAGAGGAAAAACAAGAGCTCAAGTCATCACAATATGAAACGATGG ACGTTAGCACCGCTGTGACAGATGAGAGGCCACAGACAGAGGAggcggagagaggagaagaggcagtGGAGAGGCAGGGAGTGGAAGAGGAGGCCCCAGAGAAGACCTCAGAGAGTGGAATGGAGTGCTCAGAACCCACAGGAAACGAGGGAATGACAG ATGGTGTTCCCGTGAAAACTGAGAGGGAAGAGTATGACGACAATGACGATCAGTACCCCAAGAGTGAAGAAGAAGGTGAACGAGACAATTACCTttatgaagaagaagaagaagaggagaaggaaggggaTGAGGAAGAcgaaggagaagaagagggggaaggggaggaagagggagaaaccCTTAACGAACCACAGGACCTGTCTCTGGCAGATTATGTCAAGTATGAGAGCACAGACCCGCAGGACGCCCACACCGACTCCTCGTTGTACACAGCAGAACCCCGCAGCCAGGCAGCAGGCAAGCTCAACTGTGACATCTGTGGCCTGTCCTGCGTCAGCATCAATGTGCTGCTCGTGCACAAGCGAAGCCACACCG GTGAACGTCCATTCCACTGCAGCCAGTGTGGTGCCTCCTTCACCCAGAAGGGAAACCTGCTTCGCCACATCAAACTGCACTCCGGGGAGAAGCCCTTCAAGTGCCCTATGTGCAGCTACGCCTGCCGCAGACGAGACGCCCTCAGCGGACACCTGCGCACTCACTCAA TAGAGAAGCCCTACAAGTGCAACCACTGTGGTCGCAGTTACAAGCAGCGCAGCTCTCTTGAAGAGCACCGAGAGAGGTGCCATGTGTACATCCAGAACAAAGGCAACGCTGAGAGAG CCGGTGAGGACACCCACGTGTCCAGGACTACTCACATGGGCACGGAGCGCGCTCTGCTACTGGACAGGTTGGCGAGCAACGTAGCCAAACGCAAGAGCTCTATGCCACAGAAGTTCACTG GGGACAACGGCGTGTGTCTGGACCTGAGCTTCAACAGGGAGTTGATCCACCGCTCTGACGTCATGGaccctcccctcacctccccaGGATCCGAGAACCACCACATCCACCAGCCCCTCTACACAGGCCAGGACCCTGACTCTGCCTCCCCCCACAGGGCCTACCCCATCCCCCTGAGCCGCGCTGACATGAGCCCCCTGGCCCTCACCAATGGTCACAAGCTGGAGCAGCAGCAGAGCACCGGTCTCGCCTACCTGCCCCGGCCCAACCAGGGCCACCCTAGCATGGACTCACTCCAAGCCGATCGGGCCCAGCTCTCCCAGCCTCTCATCTACAACCTGGGGCACCTGATGGGGCCCAGTCCCCACAACAGCCTCTCACACCCCCATACCCAGGCCCACGCGCTCCCCATGCCCCCCCTAGAGGCTCTGAGGGTGGTAAGGAGCGAGGGGGAGGTAGGGGTTGGGATAGGTACAGGAGCGGGGGCGGTGTACCCCTGCGGTCACTGCAGGGTGTGGTTTCTGGACTACGTCATGTTCACCATCCACATGGGCTGCCATGGCTTCCGTGACCCACTGGAGTGCAATGTATGTGGCCACCGCAGCCGGGACCGCTACGAGTTCTCCTCACACATTGCACGTGGCGAGCACCGCCTGGAGTTGAAGTAG